Genomic window (Procambarus clarkii isolate CNS0578487 chromosome 72, FALCON_Pclarkii_2.0, whole genome shotgun sequence):
ggtgattacactggtaagaTATATATCTTAAGTACTTTGGTAGAaactgaggatgaaattaggtactttttggttttacttttgaatattggttggacaattttttaattcgtcagggagtgagttccaaagattGGGCCTTTTTATTTGCAtgaagtgtttgcacagatttagtccaactctggggatatcaaagatatttatttctggtgtggtgctcatgggttctactaTGAaggaagtttcagatcaagattagcatttaagaacaagttttgtacatgtagatagcacaagagaatgtatagtgtacgtttagcatgttaagggacttaaacagaggggctgtgtgttatcTGAAtacagtttgttatagttctgatagcagatttatgCCGAGTGATgacgggcttgaggtagtttgcagtggttgagcgccatgcacagataccatatcaaTGTAAAGTAAGTAAAATATGTAAGACAGGGATAGATTAGCGTGTAGTATGAGAGGAGACCAGAGtgggggaacataatatctgattcttgaaagtataccaaccgtttttgaaacttttttagcaGCAATGTgtcgtatgtgggtgctgaagttcagtctcttgtctatgtacagGAACTTTCTCCGGTGTATCCCAACAAATGACTAGGTAACAACTATTATTCACAATTGACCATCACACCTACACCGTGTACAAGGGTGAATACCGGGTCTGGAGTACAAATGAGTGAATAGATGAGTACAAGCGAGGGAGTACAATAGTAGCCACCAGCCTCTTGTTGTTGTTCCGGAACACGCGGGGACGGCCCGGGCAACACTACCCTCACGGCGGACCACGGCCTCACGGCGGCCCTCTGGGACCCACTGTCTAACAGCGGCCCTCTGGGATCCACTGTCTAACGGCGGCCCTCTGGGATCCACTGTCCCACGGCGGCCCTCTGGGACCCACGGTGGCCCTCTGTCTAACAGCGGCCCTCTGGGATCCACTGTCCCACGGCGGCCCTCTGGGACCCACGGTGGCCCTCTGGGACCCACTGTCCCACGGCGGCCCTCTGGGACCCACGGTGGCCCTCTGGGACCCACTGTCTAACGGCGGCCCTCTGGGATCCACTGTCCAACAGCGGCCCTCTTGGATCCACTGTCCCACGGCGGCCCTCTGGGACCCACGGTGGCCCTCTGGGACCCACTGTCTCACGGCGGCCCCTTATATGAATTAtctggtcttggtgttaaagggagattattgggctggataggggattatcttcacaaaaggaaggctcaggtgtggtatcaaggttgtatgtcaggtgtgagatcctttgaactcggcacacctcaggaaGGAGTGTTGAGTcctaccctgtttaatgtactaatgaataagatagcatctgaaagATACTCCAATGGgctaactccgatcatatatgccaatgatattttgtttcagggcaaagatatttctaaGGTTCAAACGGTGTTGGATAATTTCGGTAACCTGTGTCatcatatgggactggtggttaataaagacaaaactaagtttgaatgtggaagtcggaggcccattatattgaaaataaacggtaaaaatatagagagttaatatatataaatatttaggtatatatattggatatacacatgagagtttggaagcctcgtcacggcccttgtggatttgttcatttgatgcatcacgctattgtgatttctgtgtgtaatatacactgatggttccttaCACCCTCCCACAGGTGCtgttggaagtgcagttgtccttaaAATGGGTGATGGCTTGTATTTTGAGTGGAGAGTTCGTATAGACAACTAgataaatgtgtaaatatttaattcaaaataatctgccagaaattttagccaaatatctccagtttgctaactgtagatggcGTAATGCTGTATGTAAAAGAAGACTTATAAAGCAATGATGAATTAAGAAGAATGGGATGCTCAGAATATGTATGATGCAATAAAGTAGCTGAAAATGATAGCAAACTGACACTGAGGTTATGCTCCAGGGCAGACACAGCAACAGCAGAGGACGTTACTCATCTGCATAATGTGATCAATGCAGAAGCGGAAACTCAAGCCCTTATAATGGGAGACTTTAATCACGTGATAATAGATTGGGCGAATTTAACATAAGGAGAACAAATTTTTGACCTAGTGCAGGACTCCTTTCTCATACAGCATGTGATAGAGCCCACCCGaattaaatttatttctttattatgcaccccatacccatcccgtggacggtggtgtaaaggattacagaaacACATAatcggctcaggaactgaaccctctagttcgtttagctaagcaaataacaaaccTGAAGGAATAGCATTCTACATCTTGTACTAACATCAGAAGAGGgcatggtggtggggtggggggggggggggggaagaaatagcctaagctattctatccctttgagatgtatttctttctcgtctcaataaacatacttgaacttgatggCATGGTTAATCAAATACAAGTAGAGGAAGGGAAGGTAATTATCTGGAGAAAGCGAAcagccattactactatatatcacttggaagggatcaggataaggatttggattgGGACGGGGGGTGAAAGAAggaatgaatggtgcccaactacttggacagtcggggattgaacgccgacctgcatgaagcgagaccgtcactctttaAGGACAAgaataaattttaataaaaaatatttttaattgaTAGTGCAGTTTTTGTATAATATAaaactaatatataatataagtttaatttcaagaaatcatTGCGATGAAACAGATTATAGATGTGATGGTTTGGTGTGCAATTAACAGGTTTACTGCAGTTTTATCATCAGTGGTGCTGGTGAAGATAACATAGTGTGCTTATCACTGATAACTGAGTGGgattaaatatgtgtgtgtgtgtgtgtgtgtgtgtgtgtgtgtgttcgcgcgcGCGAGCGCTTTCGCATTAAATTAAAATTCAATTCTCTGACAAGTGACATAAAAGCCATCAGGACTTCGTACGTCATCAATAACACATAAATGAATATTATTTATCTCGATTGTGCCAAAGTCATAGTCCAGGTAATCACTATAGAGGACGGAGTTGATGTATTTAGATCGACGTTCTCTAGCTGTTGGTCTATTGACCTTGAGTAAGGTCATGTGAGGGACGAAGTCAAAGTTATTGGTGACCGTGATGCCGTCGACGTGGCGTAGAGCCTCGTACAGCATGTCCACGATGGTAGTGAAGGAGGAAGGCACTTTTAGCTTGATGTACAGCACCCTGGCACCGAATGTCGACAATCCTTGAGCTCTGATCACACGTTCAGGATTCTCCTCACTTTCCGGTGTTGGTCCGAAGAGATCCTTGACTTTGTCCTGTAAACTCCGTAAGATGTTGATGGCATGAGTCATGGCCTCCGGAGTCTCCAGTTTGACCATAGCCAGAGTGACGTGCAGAAGTTCGCTGGGCATGGTGCAGCTGCGGAGGACAGGTTCCTCCTGCACAACGTGCTCCTGCACCTCCAGGGACGCTCGCCTTACTTCATCGTTGGTAATGCGAATACAGAAAAAGTGTGTGGCGCGGAGAATCTCTGGTTTCTCCCCAGTACAAACTCTAGATATTAATCCTGTCCCTGAAGTCGACTCTCCAGTCATTATAACAAGGTCATCATCAGAGTCATCGTCAGGATCGAAAGTCAGAGTTTTTCTCTCAATttctgcatcaatttcttgagTAATATGTTGAATAGTGATGGCGTTACCTGCACTCCCAAACACATGATCGAGCCGTTcatttttgtcccaaactttGGTACCTTTGTACTTATAATACTGGATACGATGTTGTGGCACGGCCAGCTGatccaggtccaccatcgacaagtGTTCCCAGGAAAACGATGTGAAAGGCTTTTCCACAACGCCACTGAACCTGTCCAAGTATCCAACTGTGAAGTATTCCTTTCTTAGCTCTGGGTCCCACTGGATCCTCTTCCTCACGTCCCCGGCTGTCTTTAGGGAAGGTTTCTTTTGGTCTATCTCGTCTTCTGGAGGCGGTTTTCTGTGTGGTGTTCTATTTTGGTTCTTGGTATCCTTCAGGTTAGCGTCTGGTATTATAACGTTAAGAGGGTGCAAGTTGAAGCAATTATCGCCAAATCTACATTTTCCTTCTAAATAATACGAGCAGACGGTCTTCGTAACTGGTGTACAATGGTCTGTGGTGTCACTCTCCATGTTTGCAGGCCCATATGGCGTAAACGCCTCTCCAGAGTCGTCTAATGACATCCTGCTTGAGTGAACTGTAATTCCTGTGGATTCAGCACTCTCCAGGACGATCACAACCACACGCGAGGTGTGGTACGATGAGGAGTTGTCCTCGTACTGGTTGTGGCAAGTGATAACGCGCATACCTTTATACGATCCAGTGTCGCTTGAGTTAACATTGTGCAATCCTCACTCATGCAACTACATGCAATGGCTCAAGGTGTTGGTCATGTTATTTCCATTTCTTTTTTTACGCAACAGATAACCTCTTTACTCAAAAGAATATTTAGGCATGAATGGTAAATATAATTTTAGTATTAATAATGTAAAAGTGTGAACAAAATCAATGCATTCTAAGAGAACGGCGAAAGAAAAAATGATAGTCATGGGAAACTTAACTATTATTTGAGTCATTATTGCACCACATTGTGAATTGTCTGTTAACATTCAAATTAATGCATTATTTTCATACGCCAAAGAATATTTACAAATTCTTAAAACAGAGCCATGTGGAAGCAGTCATGTAGGCTGCCAAATTAACTTCGTAACAAAAATAACAATCTACACACATTTAACAGATTGCGTCATGTTACACACGCTCAATATACACACAAATATGCTAAAATTTTagcatattttatttatttatttatatacaaggaaGTACAAGGAGGTTGTGAGAGTACACATGTTGGCGACTGAGTACATTCTTGCAAAAATAGTCACAAAAGTATAGTTGGGTTCGAATGACAATCAGGACTCACGGATTCGAATCTCAAGAGgtacagaaatggttggacacgtttcctttcacctaatgtctctgtctacctagcagtaaataggtacacagGAGTTAGAGTGatggtcagtagtttgaccttgtggGTGACCCCTATATAAGCATAAAGTACATATATTCACAGGTTGCCTGTCCCGGACAACATGAATTAAAACCACCAacacaagttcaagttcaagttcaagtatgtttattgagataagcaataaatacatctcaaagggatagagtagcttaggctatttctacccccctctacttcaagtccctcaaggggcgcacaaattcagcgagtacaaatagacatataacagtacaaaaatcccatttaacattgcatacagcaagtacagcatataattgttacattcttggggcaaaattcttgtagctcctaagtatactgtctattataccattatcacacatccaaacaatttgatgtggtacactatttatttccttatttctatatttttcagtaaggtgacactctaatacataatgttctaaggtgtgggcggccggcatactacataatttacactccttatctttttcactgacatcaacaccgtattgccagatatatttatatcctaatcgtaatctcatgtaaattgaatccttccaccaacacgcacagcgtttcgggtaggtcctAAGCCTAAACAAAGAATTTGCAGTAAATTCAAAACTAGAAGAAGGAATAGTCAATAGTCAATAACAGATATATGTAATGATATAGGGACATAGAATTTGAATTCATAtaacatgcccgaaacgctttgcgtaatagtggctttaggcattgtatgtactagctctacctataagtcaaccaatccttgtaaaaatttattgtatgtatgtaccttacctaaataaacattttattttttattttatattaataaCTACATCAGAAAAGAGTGGCGATAACATACATTATACTAATGAAGTTACATTTGTAGTTAGTAAAATACTAGGTGATTACGTGATTAGTAAAATACTAGTTTAagagaaaactaagtactacataatataacctaccttacctcctaaaatgtctacccatgtcttgctattttcaaacaatactgtttgttgaccaacttgtataactgcTGATTTCCACCATGTTTTTTTCTTTTCCCTTTCTCAACTCAATTTatactttgatctcaattagtattaagttttaatctaagtttttttcccacaccttgcccggaacgctgtgcgtattagtggcttaaggcattgtatgtacttgctctttctataaatccaacattatatttgtaactcatcttgtatgtatgtacttttacctgaataaacatttgatttgatgtgTGGTGAGTTAGTAGCACAAAATAGTGTGTGAGTTGCACAAGGTGAGATACTAGGGAGATTAGGAACATAATTGTTCTAGTTCTGATTAGAGAATAGATTGGAAAATTAGTTAATGTCTGTCTGTCGGAGGCCAGACGATTGGGTCTAGCCTCGCCCAAATTTGCAGGGAGAATGGTCTGGGTTACGGAACAGACATAGGCTGGTCTAGTTAGGCCGAAGTTAAATGCTTTAGGGGTAGAAattgcctaagctactctatccctttgagatgtatttctttcttgtctcaataaacatacttgaacttgaacttgaagaagAGAACAGCCATTtgagagagacatacagagagcccaagagaccaaagagcaagagctcaaccccccgcaagcccaaataggtgagtatacagttATTTCAGGGCTTCTTGAAATGGGAAGAATGGGAGGGGGGTCAGAGGGGGAGGACCGAGAGGGTCAAGATGTCGAAGGGAGAGAACAATAATACGAGAAACAGGAAGGTGAACCGCCATGCGACCTCAGATACAACAGACAACAGAACATTACTGGTCCCTACTACTAAAGTAGTCTACAGGAGCTGCTCCATGGCTCACAACATGGAGTAGAGGCTCCTGAAAaacattatttatataaatgagaCCCCTACAATATTGAACCCTACCAGCCACAATATTGAACTAATAATATTTTAGGTACCTTGAAGGGAAAACTCTTAACGTGTATGGCACTTTTTATTTAAATTCATTTAAGTAGTTtatagtaattattattattattaaaacttTATAAGTATGTATAACTAATTTATGAGAAGTTACTCATTATAACTTAATTGacttaataattatcactttccTCCCCGGCGGACACAAGATTGTGTCCGCCGGGGATCACTTGAAAATCTGCAGGAGACATATTTTTATGTCTgacgaacaaatatttctataaaactcaattcttatccgatcgacttggggatagtatgaacatatttgccattaaatttacgttttctctaatagccacatagcctatttgaGAGAACGGCATTGTCTTGTATTTTCGTGGtaaaactattgtattgttgacacgacgaGAGTAATCGACGAAGTTTCTTTattggtgccggtctaacgcattcttgtgtgacattttatacataagttcttctagaacattctattgcaaacacattggtataaaaataaaatacgtacatagaaaattaaggtcagaacagtgaaaagagtatacacttttcaatacTGGTTTCACCAATGTGTGGTAACGGGTACCGCCCACTTTCCATACTCTTGCGGgtaggccgcgatcatgattctacatttatatgcatattttcgtgtggggaattttattgcaatctcagtgataccaaatttaatgctataggacaagtgtggagttgacaaacctgaaaagaatgaaaacatctcgtcgctgtttggagctcatGGCTAGTGATCCACGTAGTTTCTTTATTTGGTGGTGGTTTAAATCAcggtttggtgacattttatacatatattcttctagaacattatattgcaaacacattggtacaaaaatgaaatatgtacattAAAAATTAAGGTCAGCagagtgaaaagagtatacacttttccgtGTTGCCGCTCGATAGCCTGAAAGGCTGATTCCACTTCAAGCAAGTTttggtcttgtttgtggagagcgcTAAAGTGTTTTAGATCATTTTAGCACGGAAGTTAACTAAGTCACAGTACTAGTCTATCCTAGTTGCAATTGATTCATGAGTGATGCAGTTATTCAATTAAATTGAGTGTAATTCAATTATTcaaaatatataaacatttattgtTTTATTCGGTCCATCCTTTATCAATTTTACATATtataagtaattaaaattaaatcaCACTTATGAATACATAAGAATATAATAAACAAAATTCTTAATCAACATAAAAAGCAATACCTGTATCGTATTTTTATATATGTGGGAGCTGTACCTTTTGGTAGTCACGTGACTGTCGCCATAGCAACGCTGGGAGTGAGGGACGCTACCGCCCAGCTGACGCGCCTAACATCTAACCTGCCTGTACTGACCCTTTTAAACCTTCAAGGTGAGTCTGTTGTAGTTTATTGTCTATATGTTGACAATAAGAGGAGGACGGCAATTCGTTAAATATTGTCCAAATTCACCAGAAAATGTTTAATATAAATCCGTAGTTATTAAATAAGGATTGTTAAGTTGAGGCTTCTGCGTGCTGGGGGACTAAATATTGCTGAGAGCTGTGTTGTTTGTGTTAATGTTTTAAACTTAGGTGTAGAcccccaggtccctaatctaacatatcaggtaagatgaaagggtacattgtagcaaggtatTTATATCAACAAATAGCTATAATCTaatttataaattataaatcatatgAAATTGTTACGACGAATTAATACATTAAGATGCACTTCAATATTGGATAAATTAACCGTGTGCATTAACTTTGAGTCCGGCGGAGGCCTCCTCCCCTTACCGCCAAGTCCTAACATGACCAAAGATGACCCTCCAGTGTCCCACATGACCTGAGAAGACTTCCTCCAGCAGGACAATGTTGACCCGGCGAGAGGCGGTGATCGAGGAGCCGTTCAGAGCCCGGCGCTACCGGGACCACAGACGCAAGGTGGGTCTGGTGCCCATGCGGGGTATGTTAGGGACGGCAGGGGAGGGATGACAGGGTAGGGACGGCAGGGGTAGGGACGGCAGGGTAGGGACGGAAGGGAGGGACGGCAGGGGTAGGGACGGCAGGGTAGGGACGACCAGGACAACATGctaccttacgggctcaccatagcccgtgctacatggacatttccttctgagtagctaaatctaaaacaacaaacaacaacaggtAGGGTAGGGATGATAGGGAAAGGGGATAGGGAGACGAGAAACAGGGACAGACTCGGACACAGCCGGATACCCCTTGCTAGTAAAGAAATAATTTACACTTTAATATCAACTCTGGATGGCATGCAAGAACCCTTCATCACGACTTTCAATATTTCTCAATATTATGAAGAATTATCTATTATCTTCTATAAGTTCTTCTATAAGAACTATTATCTTCTGAGAgaaagagatagggagagagagaattataGGTCTGACTGGAAAGTCGTTTATATAGTTTTAGAAGACCATAAAGCCAACTGGGTTTAGATCCGGTTGCATAAAGGTCATTATAAACTTTATCACCTGTATGACTTTCAAGAGGTCAAAGAAACCTATATAATTTGTCTTCAAGCCTTATAAATAACTTTACATGACTGACGTGTAATAAGTATGGCTGTGAGGGTTTGAAGTGTAAGCCagcggacgggctgttgttgttaaagatttagctactcggaacaagttccaagtagcacgggctatggtgagcccgtagtgaacttacctagcacaggagcggtgctggggGACGGGCGCCAGTACCTACATATATAACACATCTCTACTGCAGGTGAGGGGCGCCTTGCCAAGGATCGACGCCGGGCCGCCGAGGGAGTACCCCCACCTGGTCCTCAAGCTGAAGAAGCTGCGGCTCGAGCTAGACCGTCAGGGCAAGATCTGTCAGGACAACATCAAGCTCGTCCACCGCATGGCCATCATCATGAGGACAAAGAGACTGGACAACATCAATATGGCTCCCAGAGGGTAAGCTAAGGTGTGAGGCACGCACATATGATGGGGGTGTGAGGCTCACATGGGTCGAGGACCACATGTAGTGGGCAAAGGCTTGGCTTGGTAATCTGTCGGGGGTTCCAGGACTGACTGCTCGGAGAAAGAACAAGCTGGAGGCACTCAGGCTGCGTGAAGCTTTCACGAGAAGGGTTGGTATAGGTTGGTAGGAGAGAGAAGGTTAGTAGGTATGTTAATGGTAGACGCACCACCCACACGTccggaggctaaccatagcccgggctacttgccccgctcctgtgccaggtaagttacgggctcgccatagcccgtgctacttggaacttgttccgagtagctgaatctataacaacaaccaccCACACGTCTGTCTAGTGGtcgattgtattcacctagttgtgcttgtgggggttgagctctgctctttcggcccgcctctcaactgtcaatcactcaactgttactaactactaagtaatttttttcacacacaccgccaggaagcagcccataacagttgtctaactcccaggtacctatttactgctaggtaacagagggcatcagggtgaaagaaactctgcccatctgtttccgccggcgccgagatcaaacccggaccctaggattacgaatccttagcgctgtccactcagccacaggcccctaACTACTTAAATAGAACTACTGTTATAGTTCCCAGGTGTCTGTTTAGTGTTAGACTGTTGCAACACCCACACCTTTGTTGTCAGACCATTCGAGCCTCGACCTCGGACGTCAACCCGACGGAGCGCAGTAACTGGAGTCCCCGTGGAGGAGGACAGATGGGCCCAGGGCGGGTCTTTCCTGGAGCAGGTCACCTCAGAAGTGGAGCGCCACCTCAAACCTTCCCCGCCCGGCAAGCTCATCCAGGTGTGTACAATGCCCCTCATCCGGATCATGTACAGTGCCCTTCATTACTTCAAGCTCACACAGGTGGATACAGTGCCCTTCATTACTATATCAGTTAAACCAGGGGAGTACAGTGTTCCTCATTACAACAGGAAGTTCATCCACAATTGTGCATTGTCCCTCATCATATTAGCGACCAAGATGATTCCAAAATGCAACCTTTGTGCCTGTATATTGTAATTGTTATTGTAATGGCTGATGGAGCTACTGTTCCACGATGAAATTCACTTGTGGGACAAGCCTATAATACTTTGTAACATGTTCTCAGCACCGAGCCCCGGCTGGTCTGTGTAGGGTGCCCCGGGTAGGGCCTCCGCCATCACCCAGGACCCCTGCCCGTCGGAGTCATCTTGtgcccaccatcaccctacccctAACCAGCCCCAGGTAGTGTAATGCCTATTCAAATTTTTATAAACTAGCTGTGGCACAGCACAGCCTAGCATCATTTTCAATTGAGCGTTTACCATTGTATGATATATTAGACACATTGGATGACACAATAGAGCATGCATGTCCTAATTATGACACTATAAAACATGGAGCATTTCGTGtcttgaattaataataataataatttattcaggtaaaagtacatgcatacaaaatgagttacaaacagaatgttggatttctagatagaggtgATAGAGGTAGTTTATTCTTTGCCTAAAGCCACGcagacgcacagcgtttcgggcaagatgtaGGCAAAACTtaaaaaactaattgagatcaaaagcatgaatTGAACTTTGAAACAAATAACAGTAATTACATGTTGAATGGAACAGAAATTGCAACAgaagtaattttaactaaataaacagacgTAGTACAATTTTCTTTAAGATTAAGTTGAGTGTAACATCTCACCCCGTCGGCAGGTCACGCAGGAGCCCGTCGCCCACCACTGCCTCAGAGAGGTCCTCGGCCAGATGTCGTCGCGGCCGAGAGACGACCAGACTGTTGCCCATGACCGGCACCGCCCGTCGCCCCAGCATCACCGcctctcttccctccccacaCGACGACAACTCCAGCTCGGCCGCTGACGAGGGCGActtcgaggaaaatgaagaaagCGAACACGCAGAGGACAGTCAAGAAGCCGACGAGCAGACTGAAAATACGGAAGAGGAGAACGAAGAAGCAGATGACAAAACAGACGAAGAAAATGAGAGCTCATCAAAGGATGATTATCACAATAACAGTGAGAGTGAAGGCAAAACAGGTAGTGTTAAGGAGGAAACTGATAGTGACGACCGAGTCTCCGCCATCCTCCTGCACCATCACCCGAACATCACCATCGACGAGCCTAGTGACGACGAGTTTTATACTTAGGCGTCAAGCTCAACTGTCTTATGGTATATCAGGTATAGCTTTCACCCAAATGCCGAACCATTCTCTTCTACTTGTTGGTGAAACACacgggagacatttcccgtcatgcagggtgcagtcgcacctccatagatctccagtatcagctcttgatactagtaatggctcaaaagggccgccacttacgggctattcatgcccgtgccaccttttaggtggcttaatctttatcaatctggtGAAACAACCGATGACGGAATATGTATTGTTGGCCCATTAGTGATGTACACGTTTTACGAAGCAAAATAACTTTTTCCTTTAAcatttattataatttttatttatttattatgcatcctATACCCATCTGGGGGCGATGGTGGAAAGGgtaagaggcacataatgggttcaggaactcgaccccatagtttgtttagctaagcaattgATGGCAACGAATTACACTCATAATATGATCGGACATTTGTCATATTTTTAGAGTATCTCTCTCGTAATATACATACTATTACGTACTGACTATGAGGGCTCCGCGTCAATGGTCAGCTGCGGTCAGAAGGTTGGGGACTCCCACCACAATGTTACTGTATTACAATGTTAATTTACCCAGGGTAGCACTTTCACCAATGTAATTCCTCATTTTTACTTACCCTCTGGAAGTTACACATTATTAaatgtagtaggcatccatcagtctcaggagactacggACTTGCGCACTGGCGTCGGCctctggtctggagtggcctcaccagggcgcaaagccagggtaggttgattcgcagaagctgttacccaggcagcaggtcccccccccctctccacggcgctgaaagtctccaatggaaaggcttaCATACAAATGTAACAAGGGTACATTATTAAATGTACCCTTGTTACATTACCAAGTTTAATATACTGTACAAGGGTAATCTCACGATGATAAACTGCCATTTTAATTCAACAAGTTACAGTGCATTGTCAACTTACAACGTTAATGTTATCGAGTCATTTTACCCAGGGTACCTGTGTTAATTATTatacatttaaatttatataatttttaattGAATTTACTAATAAACATTTTTCGTCATAGTGTGTTTGAATCAACGAGACGAAAATTGGGGTGTAATTAGGTCTTGATATCATTATTCGTATAAATTATATAACCTGAAAAAACGAATATAAGTGCAAACCACTTTTTAACTAgtttagtttattatgcacctcatacctatccaaagggttac
Coding sequences:
- the LOC123750733 gene encoding uncharacterized protein, yielding MLTRREAVIEEPFRARRYRDHRRKVRGALPRIDAGPPREYPHLVLKLKKLRLELDRQGKICQDNIKLVHRMAIIMRTKRLDNINMAPRGPFEPRPRTSTRRSAVTGVPVEEDRWAQGGSFLEQVTSEVERHLKPSPPGKLIQHRAPAGLCRVPRVGPPPSPRTPARRSHLVPTITLPLTSPRSRRSPSPTTASERSSARCRRGRETTRLLPMTGTARRPSITASLPSPHDDNSSSAADEGDFEENEESEHAEDSQEADEQTENTEEENEEADDKTDEENESSSKDDYHNNSESEGKTGSVKEETDSDDRVSAILLHHHPNITIDEPSDDEFYT
- the LOC123750734 gene encoding leukocyte receptor cluster member 9, with amino-acid sequence MRVITCHNQYEDNSSSYHTSRVVVIVLESAESTGITVHSSRMSLDDSGEAFTPYGPANMESDTTDHCTPVTKTVCSYYLEGKCRFGDNCFNLHPLNVIIPDANLKDTKNQNRTPHRKPPPEDEIDQKKPSLKTAGDVRKRIQWDPELRKEYFTVGYLDRFSGVVEKPFTSFSWEHLSMVDLDQLAVPQHRIQYYKYKGTKVWDKNERLDHVFGSAGNAITIQHITQEIDAEIERKTLTFDPDDDSDDDLVIMTGESTSGTGLISRVCTGEKPEILRATHFFCIRITNDEVRRASLEVQEHVVQEEPVLRSCTMPSELLHVTLAMVKLETPEAMTHAINILRSLQDKVKDLFGPTPESEENPERVIRAQGLSTFGARVLYIKLKVPSSFTTIVDMLYEALRHVDGITVTNNFDFVPHMTLLKVNRPTARERRSKYINSVLYSDYLDYDFGTIEINNIHLCVIDDVRSPDGFYVTCQRIEF